A stretch of DNA from Desulfosarcina ovata subsp. ovata:
GACCCAGGCGGCTGTTGCGGACCTGACCGCCGATCATGATCTGCTTCTGCTCGGGTGCCCGGCCTACGGTGACGATGAAATCGAGCTTCAGGAGGATTTCGCCGGGTTTTATGAGAAACTCAACGGTATCCAACTCAACGGAAAGCCTTTTGCCGTCTTTGCCCCCGGAGACAGCACCTACGAACATTTTTGCGGATCGGTGGATATGCTCGAAGATAAGATGAACGATCTTGGCGGCAAGATGGTAAACGACGGTCTTAAGATTGATGGCGACCCAACCGACGCCGAAGGAGAAATCGAAACCTGGGTCGAGTCGACTGCCGCTTCCGTCGGATAATTGTGGCATATGTTTGGAACCCTACAACGTCGCTTGATTCTTTAAGGCTCGCTATGGTTGGCAGTGGCCTTCTTGAATCGGTGACGTTGTAGGGTTTTGGGTTTGCCTGATTATTTTCAGTATAGCATTCAAGATAATGTTTTTGGGCTGCGTTATCGGTCGTCGCAGTATGACAATACGGCTTCCTCCCTCTGGCCTTGCCAAAAATATTATCTTAAATGCTATATGATGCTATTTTAGATCACGGTAACAAAACCACCAATCGTAACACTCATATTGATCCGAGCGTTTTTTGCTTCTTCATGACTTTGAGGCGGCGGAACGATCACTTTGTCCCCGATCAGTTTCGATCAAATGGTCACCATCCATTTGAAAAAAGCGTTGGCCATGACCGGCGGAAAAATATACGGGAAAGGCGGTGCCGCTGAAATTCTGGGGATGAAGCCGACCACCCTGCAAAGTAAGGCGATTGGCGGAAAAGAATATACCAGGCTGCGTAGGATTTTCATTCGTATTCAAGGCGGGCTTTTTTACGCATAGTGGGGCTATGTGTAGAAACGCCCAACGCAGAAGACGGATGAAAAGACAAGCAGGCGGGTATATTCTTTGACAGAAATCGCCTAAATTAAAAAAGTACGGCGTTCAGTAAAACGGGCCCCTTCGGTTGCCGGAAATGAAGGCCGTGCTCAAAGCGGTATTCCATTATCCCAAAAAAACAATCCCGTATTTTGAACTTGTGAGATGGACGGCATTGCTATTCCTTTGCGCCCACCCGGTAATTTTCAAGAGATGATTCATGTTGATGCCATAGCCCGAGACGGAGGGGCGAGAGAATCCCGGATTTCGACAGGTGCCGTTTCCACTCAAAACCCGGCAATAGGCGTGGTCGTAACAGAAAAGATTCTTACATGAGCCGCCCGCAAAGCCCCTGGCCTTGAGAAAGCCCTTTTCCCTTGCCGTAATTTCCAGCTGACCGACAATGAAATGGAGAAGCTGGCCGATTTCCCTGCGGCGGTCGGAATACATATTCCCCTCAGAACCCTCGATTTCAAGAACAAGCGCAAAGGGTGTTTTTTTGATATACCTTCGCAACCATTGCGGCCCTTCCACATGCGGCGGACATGTCGGAGAGAGCCCGTAGTTTGGGCATTTGGCTTCACGGCAGAGATTCGCCAAATAGTCTTCAACCAGAATGTCTCGGGCATCGACAACCGTTGCCGCACTACCCCCCAGGTGTATGGCCAAATCGATGAGTTCATCCAAGCGGCTTTTTAATGCAACCTGATTCGACTCATCCGTTTTTGGATCCGGTATCGCAATCAAAGGATCGGGATTGTAGACGACCATGCCGCACTTTGCGCAACGCAGTTTCACTTGATCCGACCAGATCTCAACAATTTCACCGCATTGAGGACAATGCCGCTTATCGGGAATTACTGTTGGTGGTCGATCCAGGCCGGGACATTTTAATGAATCGTTAACGCCCATTGTTATTTCCTCGTTGAGTTTGTGACATATCCAACGATGGTTATCAACGTGAAATGATAATAAACAAGGATAAATCATTTCGGCGGTAAACTGAAAATATGGCAAGAAAGCCATCAATCTCGTTATCATGATTATTGTGTGATAGCCAGACAACACTTGCTTTGCAACGAGGTCATCGAGTCGGTGTGATCGAAGCGAACGTAACCCCATGCGGTTACCCGAGGGGCTCAATGTTGACCCCAATAGCGTTTCTTCAGCATGGGAAATTCATAGAACAGCTTAGGATCGGGGATGAAATTAATTTTAATTAATTTCATCCCCGATCCTTAGGTTACCGGAAAGAACGGCTGTCGATTCTGGAAAAGGGGCAAGAAGGTTGGCCCTTTGAGGATCTTTTGGAAAGGAAGTAAAGACAGCAATACCATATGAAATGTGGGAGCATATAGGCAAACCAAAAGAAAAAGCCGACCTGGTTTGTGCTCATTAACCATGCGGACCATTTAATGGCCAATATGATAAATGGTACCCGGGCATCATCAACCCGCAATCAAAGACCAAGGGCAGGCCCCGCGCCTGCCCTTGGTGGCGTATTATGCGTTGGGAATCAGATAAGCAAGATATCCGATATAGGAGCATAAAAGGATAAACCCGCCTGTTCTGGAAACCGTGAAGCTTTTCCGCATCATCACCCACGTCAGAATCGATACGCCGAGCATCATGCAATAGTCGATGATCAGGCCGCTTTCGAAAAATCCACCGGGAATCGGGATCGGACGCACCATGGATGCCGCTCCGATGACGCTCAGGATGTTGAAGACATTACTTCCGATCAGGTTCCCGATACTGATGTCCATCTCTTTTCTCAATGCCGCAACAACGGATGTGGCCAATTCCGGCAACGAGGTGCCGAATGCCACGATCGTCAGCCCGATGAATTTTTCACCGACGCCGAATTGCCGCATGACAATCACCGCCGAATCGATGAGTACCTGGGCGCCGATGACCACGCCGGCAATTCCGACAATGATCAGAGTAATCTGCTTGGTCCTTGACTCGATAAATCCGATGTCTTCCAGTTCCGCTTCCGCGTCTGAAAAGCATCCTTCGGCAAGGAGGGCACTCTCTTTCTTTGATATCATATAGTTGTATATTGTATAAAGAATTACGCCTGAAAAAAGGATAACCCCCTCGAATCGGCTGATGGTCGAATTCCAGGAGATCAATAGCAGGAATAGCGATATGGCGAGCATCAGCGGAATGTCGCGCCGTACAACGGATTGGTTGCTTGTGATCGGCATCAGGAATGCGGCCAGGCCAAGCACAAGGGCGATATTGCAGATATTGCTTCCCACGACATTCCCCACGGCGATCATGCTTTTGTTCTGGATGGAGGCAACCAAACTTACCACCAACTCCGGGGCGGAAGTCCCAAAGGCAACCACGGTCAATCCGATGACAAGCGGGGTAACCCCCAGACTCCGGGCAAAATTCGAGGATCCCTTAACGAGCCATTCCGCACCATAATAAAGCAACACGAACCCGACGACTAACAGGATATAATGAATTAGCATGGTTCAATCTCCTTTCAGGAAGTTGGGGGAGGGAGCATTTTGTCATCTGCCCTGGAACTTGCCGAAAAAACGCAATTGCATTTGCCCGACTCGACGGTAGAAAAAAGCAAGCCATATGCCAATCAAAAGAATTATAATCGCGCAACGGCAGCGGGCCATGAAGGCATGAGACAAAACCCGCAAAATAGGGGTGGCGGTGCTCCTGATCTAATGGAAGGCAGGGAGCCTGCCCTCCGGTTACCGGGTTTCCCACGCCCAGGTCCTTAGCTGTTTGTCACCTGC
This window harbors:
- a CDS encoding flavodoxin; translated protein: MKKALIIYGSTTGNTEDMAGMVKAEFEQADFEVEVKEVTQAAVADLTADHDLLLLGCPAYGDDEIELQEDFAGFYEKLNGIQLNGKPFAVFAPGDSTYEHFCGSVDMLEDKMNDLGGKMVNDGLKIDGDPTDAEGEIETWVESTAASVG
- a CDS encoding DUF2284 domain-containing protein codes for the protein MGVNDSLKCPGLDRPPTVIPDKRHCPQCGEIVEIWSDQVKLRCAKCGMVVYNPDPLIAIPDPKTDESNQVALKSRLDELIDLAIHLGGSAATVVDARDILVEDYLANLCREAKCPNYGLSPTCPPHVEGPQWLRRYIKKTPFALVLEIEGSEGNMYSDRRREIGQLLHFIVGQLEITAREKGFLKARGFAGGSCKNLFCYDHAYCRVLSGNGTCRNPGFSRPSVSGYGINMNHLLKITGWAQRNSNAVHLTSSKYGIVFLG
- a CDS encoding calcium/sodium antiporter gives rise to the protein MLIHYILLVVGFVLLYYGAEWLVKGSSNFARSLGVTPLVIGLTVVAFGTSAPELVVSLVASIQNKSMIAVGNVVGSNICNIALVLGLAAFLMPITSNQSVVRRDIPLMLAISLFLLLISWNSTISRFEGVILFSGVILYTIYNYMISKKESALLAEGCFSDAEAELEDIGFIESRTKQITLIIVGIAGVVIGAQVLIDSAVIVMRQFGVGEKFIGLTIVAFGTSLPELATSVVAALRKEMDISIGNLIGSNVFNILSVIGAASMVRPIPIPGGFFESGLIIDYCMMLGVSILTWVMMRKSFTVSRTGGFILLCSYIGYLAYLIPNA